The following coding sequences are from one Burkholderia stabilis window:
- a CDS encoding lysoplasmalogenase has protein sequence MIATLPATYRRLWPLAVAAALLYGLSLAVAPYPGQAAAKAAMGILLLAAGSTCGAARERAWLCAALATAVLGDVLLALPDWPLSFVLGLGAFLLTHLFYCAIFLRWRARPHGWRIIALVGLWIAAPAFYLAFFPHLGELLIPVAVYMLVLCVMASFALAARTRGPLVAIGSLIFVGSDTLIGVGRFLGGFPGIDYLIWGLYALAQVTIVAGVFHETSARSIRP, from the coding sequence TTGATCGCCACGCTTCCCGCCACCTACCGCCGGCTCTGGCCGCTCGCCGTCGCCGCCGCGCTGCTGTACGGGCTGTCGCTCGCCGTCGCGCCCTATCCCGGCCAGGCCGCCGCGAAAGCCGCGATGGGCATCCTGCTGCTCGCGGCGGGCAGCACCTGCGGCGCGGCGCGCGAACGCGCGTGGCTGTGCGCGGCGCTCGCGACCGCCGTGCTCGGCGACGTGCTGCTCGCGCTGCCCGACTGGCCGCTGTCGTTCGTCCTCGGCCTCGGCGCGTTCCTGCTCACGCACCTGTTCTACTGCGCGATCTTCTTGCGCTGGCGCGCACGGCCGCACGGCTGGCGCATCATCGCGCTCGTCGGGCTGTGGATCGCCGCGCCGGCTTTCTATCTGGCTTTCTTCCCGCACCTCGGCGAGCTGCTGATACCGGTCGCCGTCTACATGCTCGTGCTGTGCGTGATGGCGAGCTTCGCGCTCGCCGCCCGCACGCGCGGCCCGCTGGTCGCGATCGGCAGCCTGATCTTCGTCGGCTCCGATACGCTGATCGGCGTCGGCCGGTTCCTCGGCGGCTTTCCGGGCATCGATTACCTGATCTGGGGCCTCTACGCGCTCGCGCAGGTCACGATCGTGGCCGGGGTTTTCCATGAGACAAGCGCCCGTTCAATCCGACCCTGA